The genomic DNA AGTTCATCGACCTCACGAAGCACCGCGCCTCGACGTTCTTCGGCGAGGGCTGCGTCGGGCACGTGTCGTTCTCTCACCCCGTCTCGCCGGCGCTCCTCGACGCCCTCGAAGCGGCGGGGAAGGCCGAGAAGGCCGTCGTCCACCGCGGCGGCACGTACGTCTGCATGGAAGGGCCGCAGTTCTCGACTAGAGCCGAGTCGCTCCTCTATCGGTCCTGGGGCGTCGACGTCATCGGCATGACGAACGCCACGGAGGCGAAGCTCTGCCGCGAGGCGGGGATCGCCTACGCCTCGGCCTGTCTCGTGACGGACTACGACTGCTGGCACGAGGAGGAGGGCCCGGTCAGCGTCGAGGCCGTCCTCGCCGTTTTGAAAGAGAACGCGGGGACCGCGAACCGCGTTCTCGCGAACGCCGTGGGCCGGCTCGATCCGGCCCGGCCGAGCGACTGCGCCGACGCCCTCGCCTTCGCCATCCTCACGCACCCCGCGCGCGTTCCCGCCCGGACCCGGAAGCGGCTCGCGCTCTTCACGCAGAAAGGACGTCCATGACGCCCGCGCGCATCGTCGTCACCGGATCGGTGGCCTTCGACTACCTCATGACGTTCCCGGGGAAGTTCCTCGACGTCGTCGTCCCGGACCGGATGAGCCGCCTGTCGGTCTCCTTCCTCGTGGATTCGATGCGCCGCGTGCGCGGCGGCGTCGCGCCGAACATCGCGTACGGCCTCGCGCTCTTCGGTCTCAAGCCCGTGATCATGGCGACGGCGGGCGTCGACGCCCTCGACTACGCCCGGTGGCTCGCGGAGGAGGGCGTCGACACGTCCGAGCTCCACATCAGCGACGACCTCTTCACGGCTTCGTTCTTCGTCTCGACCGACGAGGTTCAGAACCAGATCGCGACGTTCTACATGGGCGCGATGGCCCGGGCCGTGGACCTTTCGTTCCGCGCCTTCGGGCCGGGGACCGTGTCCCTGGCCGTGATCGCGCCGAACGCGCCCGAGGCGATGATCAAGTACGCGGGGGAGTGCCGCACGTTGCGCATCCCGTTCGTCTTCGACCCGAGCCAGCAGGTCGCGCGCCTCAGCGGCGACGAGATCCTCGCCGGCCTCGACGGCGCCGCCGTCCTCGTCGCGAACGAGTACGAATTCGGCGTCATCGAGAAGAAGACGGGACTCTCCGAGGCCGACGTCCTGAAGCGGGTCCCGGTCCTCATCGTCACGCGCGGAGACGAGGGCTCGACGATCGCGATCCGCGGCGACGGCACGGAGGAAGCCTTGACCCACCGGATCCCGCCGGCGAAGCTGCGGACGACGGCCGTGGATCCGACGGGCGTCGGGGACGCGTTCCGGGCCGGGCTGCTCGCCGCCCGCCAGCGCGGGCTGCCCTGGGAGGTCGCCGGGCGGGTCGGGAGCGTCGCCGCCGTGTACGCCCTCGAGACGATCGGCGCCCAGCCGAAGCGCTACGTCATGGGCGATTTCCTCGACCGCTACCGTGAGAACTTCGGGGCCGACGGCGTGCACGGAACCGTGGACCGCCTGCTCGCGGGATCTTGAGCTTCATGGAAGCCGCTCGGCGGGTTACACTCCGCATTCCCATGAGCGTCATCGAAGGACACCTCACCTCAGCCGGCCGCCGCTTCGGCATCGTGGCCGCACGGACGAACGACGTCGTCGTCTCGCGGCTTCTCGACGGGGCCCTCGACGCCTTCCGCCGGACCGGCGCCGCGGACGTCGTCGTCGTCCGCACGCCGGGGGCCTGGGAGCTCCCGCTCGCCCTCCGCGACCTCGGCCGCTCCGGCGGGTTCGACGCCCTCGTCGCCCTCGGCGCCGTGATCCGCGGAGGGACGCCCCACTTCGACTACGTCGCCGGGGAAACGGCCAAGGGAGTCTTCCAGGTCTCCCTCGAGCTCGACCTTCCGGTGTCCTTCGGCGTCCTCACCTGCGACACGCTCGAGCAGGCGCTCGAGCGCTCCGGCGCCAA from Acidobacteriota bacterium includes the following:
- the mtnP gene encoding S-methyl-5'-thioadenosine phosphorylase encodes the protein MKTKKTREKKKKEISSSGRGRGTPRIGLIGGSGLYNLPGLKVTGEIRLRTPFGAPSDSYLLGNLSSVPVAFLARHGRHHSLLPTEVNYRANIWGFRKLGCSWLMSASACGSMKEAWKPTDIVLPDQFIDLTKHRASTFFGEGCVGHVSFSHPVSPALLDALEAAGKAEKAVVHRGGTYVCMEGPQFSTRAESLLYRSWGVDVIGMTNATEAKLCREAGIAYASACLVTDYDCWHEEEGPVSVEAVLAVLKENAGTANRVLANAVGRLDPARPSDCADALAFAILTHPARVPARTRKRLALFTQKGRP
- a CDS encoding carbohydrate kinase family protein; its protein translation is MTPARIVVTGSVAFDYLMTFPGKFLDVVVPDRMSRLSVSFLVDSMRRVRGGVAPNIAYGLALFGLKPVIMATAGVDALDYARWLAEEGVDTSELHISDDLFTASFFVSTDEVQNQIATFYMGAMARAVDLSFRAFGPGTVSLAVIAPNAPEAMIKYAGECRTLRIPFVFDPSQQVARLSGDEILAGLDGAAVLVANEYEFGVIEKKTGLSEADVLKRVPVLIVTRGDEGSTIAIRGDGTEEALTHRIPPAKLRTTAVDPTGVGDAFRAGLLAARQRGLPWEVAGRVGSVAAVYALETIGAQPKRYVMGDFLDRYRENFGADGVHGTVDRLLAGS
- a CDS encoding 6,7-dimethyl-8-ribityllumazine synthase gives rise to the protein MSVIEGHLTSAGRRFGIVAARTNDVVVSRLLDGALDAFRRTGAADVVVVRTPGAWELPLALRDLGRSGGFDALVALGAVIRGGTPHFDYVAGETAKGVFQVSLELDLPVSFGVLTCDTLEQALERSGAKAGNKGFEAAMAAVESADLRARLKTPAAKRRAR